The genomic segment ACGTGTCGGTCATATTCGTGCCGCCGCCATTCGCTGCGGACGCGGTGCTCGAAGCCGCGGACGCGGGCCTTCGGCTCGTCATCTGCATCACCGAAGGCATTCCCGTCCACGACATGATCAAAGCACTTGCGGTCATCGGGCCGAACACGCGCGTGATCGGCCCGAACTGTCCTGGTGTCATCACGCCGGGAGCGGCGCTTGCCGGCATCATGCCCGGTCACGTCTTCAAGCCGGGCCGAGTCGGACTCATCAGCCGCAGCGGCACGGCGACCTACGAGATCGTCGACCACCTCACGCGCAACGGCATCGGCCAGAGCACCTGCGTCGGCATCGGCGGCGACCCCATCATCGGCACGGTCTTCGTCGATTGCCTCGAGGCCTTCGAGAGAGATCCGGGTACCGACGCGGTGGTGATCGTCGGCGAGATCGGCGGGTCCGACGAAGAGGACGCGGCGGACCTCATCGAGCGGGGCGGCTTCACGAAGCAT from the Candidatus Eremiobacteraceae bacterium genome contains:
- the sucD gene encoding succinate--CoA ligase subunit alpha, which gives rise to MSIYLDKTSKVIVQGITGREGLYHANRMRAYGTDLVGGVTPGKGGQTVEGFAVFDGVAEAREKTGADVSVIFVPPPFAADAVLEAADAGLRLVICITEGIPVHDMIKALAVIGPNTRVIGPNCPGVITPGAALAGIMPGHVFKPGRVGLISRSGTATYEIVDHLTRNGIGQSTCVGIGGDPIIGTVFVDCLEAFERDPGTDAVVIVGEIGGSDEEDAADLIERGGFTKHAVAFIGGRSAPKGKRMGHAGAIISGNSGTPESKLAAFARVKVPVADSPSDIPALVKKAIA